In Blattabacterium cuenoti, the following proteins share a genomic window:
- the nrfD gene encoding NrfD/PsrC family molybdoenzyme membrane anchor subunit encodes MLNHYESPIRKPLILGKKTFENISDDILNPINNKAGNLWWISLFISILAFLWGLGCIFYTIGTGIGVWGLNKTINWAWDITNFVWWVGIGHAGTLISAVLLLFRQKWRLSINRSAEAMTIFAVIQAGLFPIIHMGRPWNAHWVLPIPNQFGTLWPNFNSPLLWDVFAISTYFSVSTVFWFMGLIPDFAMIRDRISDPFQKKIYSILSFGWGGTSKDWQRFEEVSLILAGLCTPLVFSVHTIVSFDFSTSVIKGWHSTIFPPYFVAGAIFSGFAMVQTLLGVARKVLSLEDYITKNHVEYMNMIILLTGGIVLLAYISEFILAWYSGNPFEKFIYFSVEASKGPFWWAFWALIICNVIIPQFLWIKSIRRSFFWSYVIAIIINIGMWFERFDIIVLNLSHDYLPSSWTGFIPSFVDVGIFIGTIGLFFMLYLLYIRVFPVISQSELKTILNPDHEKK; translated from the coding sequence ATGTTAAATCATTATGAATCTCCTATAAGAAAACCCCTAATTTTAGGAAAAAAAACATTTGAAAATATCAGCGATGATATATTAAATCCTATAAATAATAAAGCCGGAAATCTGTGGTGGATATCTTTATTTATTTCTATTTTAGCTTTTTTATGGGGATTAGGGTGCATTTTTTATACAATAGGAACAGGGATTGGTGTATGGGGATTAAATAAAACTATTAACTGGGCTTGGGATATTACCAATTTTGTTTGGTGGGTTGGAATCGGTCATGCTGGAACTTTAATTTCAGCTGTTTTGTTATTATTTCGTCAAAAATGGCGTTTGTCTATTAATCGTTCAGCAGAAGCAATGACAATTTTTGCAGTAATCCAAGCAGGATTATTTCCTATTATTCATATGGGAAGACCATGGAATGCTCATTGGGTATTACCTATACCTAATCAATTTGGAACTTTATGGCCAAATTTTAATTCTCCTTTATTATGGGATGTATTTGCTATTAGTACTTATTTTTCTGTTTCTACAGTTTTTTGGTTCATGGGATTAATTCCAGATTTCGCAATGATACGAGATCGGATTTCAGATCCTTTTCAAAAAAAAATATATAGTATTCTGAGTTTTGGATGGGGGGGGACATCAAAAGATTGGCAAAGGTTCGAAGAAGTTTCCTTAATTTTAGCTGGTTTATGCACTCCATTAGTATTCTCTGTACATACCATAGTTTCTTTTGATTTTTCTACTTCTGTTATTAAGGGTTGGCATAGCACAATATTTCCTCCTTATTTTGTGGCAGGAGCTATATTTTCTGGCTTTGCTATGGTACAAACTTTATTAGGCGTAGCAAGAAAAGTTCTTTCTTTGGAAGATTATATTACCAAAAACCATGTTGAATACATGAATATGATTATTTTATTAACAGGAGGAATTGTTTTATTAGCTTATATTTCAGAATTTATTCTTGCTTGGTATTCAGGAAATCCTTTTGAAAAATTCATTTATTTTTCTGTAGAAGCGTCTAAAGGGCCATTTTGGTGGGCTTTTTGGGCTTTGATCATCTGTAATGTTATTATTCCTCAATTTTTATGGATTAAATCTATACGAAGAAGCTTTTTCTGGTCTTATGTTATAGCTATCATCATAAATATTGGAATGTGGTTTGAGAGGTTTGACATTATTGTTTTAAACTTGAGTCATGATTATCTTCCTTCTTCTTGGACAGGTTTTATTCCTTCATTTGTAGATGTTGGAATCTTTATAGGAACTATTGGGCTATTTTTCATGCTTTATTTGTTATACATACGTGTTTTTCCTGTTATTTCACAATCAGAATTAAAAACAATATTGAACCCTGATCATGAGAAAA